Below is a window of Manis javanica isolate MJ-LG chromosome 2, MJ_LKY, whole genome shotgun sequence DNA.
TTTCACTGAATAACCATCCTGAGCCTGTAAGTATTCTGGAAAGAGACATGTCTGTCAATCCATGTTACTAGAGTCTCTTTCATGATTAACTCTTGAGTGAGACTGGGCCCTCATTTGATTGGTTAATCCTTCCCTCATTCCTGTTTAGTTGTCCTCATTTTCAAAGAggttttaatatttacataaaattttcaaattatccATCCTATTCCTATTCTTCTTTGAGAGAATATCAGTGAAACCTATTTCACAGATAAGAGAATGTTAGATTCTAATGTGCCTGATGTCACGTAGGAGCTGACATGTAtcttatgtgttttatttaactCTTTCTTACTCTCTTTCACTTCACTTTGTGAAGctgatatttccattttacacattaaaacaaaacagcaaacaaGAAGTACAAAGAAGCTAAAGCTACTACCACAGGGTCACAAAATGAATAGTTTAGAGCTGTTTCATTCATTGTAGTTCCTCTTTTATAATCTAGTGTTATGGGATACCATAACTTAGTTTTTCTTTCCCATGTTAATATTTAAGTGTTcccatatgtttattttatatataatgcttTAGTGAATAACTCTGTATATATCTCCTTGGGCACATTATATGGAGTTAATGAGTGTGGTTTTAAAGTAAGTGGAATTAAATGAACTTCACACTTTTTCTAATATTGATTTATACTACCACTTGCAGTGAATgggatttcctttttctccacattgttgaaaattcttttaagagtttaatattcaatatttagatatttgatctatctcaaatatattttggttatAGTCTGAGGTagaggtttaatttttttcaatattaataGGACATTAAATGtaaagaacaattttttaaatatttcatccaTTTCCTAGTGATTTGCAATGACATCTTCTATCAAACAACGTTTATTTATGACATAAATTTATGCATATGCCCAGGCTGTTTCTGAATTCTCTACCCTATTTCATTGATATATTTACCTGTACCAatactttttatatataatgCTACGTGAATTAGTGTAGCTTTATCATCTATCTTGACATTTGGTGCAGTAAATATGTAGTTATTATTCTAtcattgtgttggctattcttagtttttacatttaatttgaattttgaataaacttcagaaataaaaagtaccactttcattttgattgaaattctcctaaatttatagaaaaatttggTAAGAATTAACATATTTCTCAGGAATTTGTTAACATGGACAAAATACAGCTCCCCAGTTTGTGGTAAGTTTTCTTCTATGTGCTTTAATGAACAATTATACTTTCTTCAAAAATTCCTTATACAACCTTAGTAGACTTATTTGTGGtcattttatacttttgttgGTGTTgtgacaagatttttttttcttgctatcattaatctacaattacatgaggaacattatgtttactagactccccccatcaccaagttccccccacattccccattgcagtcactgtctatcagcgtagtaagatgctgtagaatcactacctgtcctctatgtgctgtacagccctcacCATGCCccacacattatgcatgctaatcataataccccctttctttaccccgccttatccctcccttcccacccatcctccccagtccctttcccttatggtaattgttagtccattcttgggttctgtgaatctgctgctgttttgttccttcagttttttctttgttgttatactccacagatgagtgaaatcatttgatacttgtctttctctgcctggcttatttcactgagcataataccttctagttccagccatattgttgcaaatggtaggatttgttttcttcttatggctgaataatattccattgtgtatatgtaccacatcttctttatccattaatctactgatggacatttaggttgcttccatttcttggctattgtaaatagtgctgcaataaacatagcactgcatctgtctttttcaaactgggctgctgcattcttagggtaaattcctgaagtggaattcctgggtcaaatgctatgtctattttgagctttttgagagacctccatactgcttcccacaatggttggactactttacattcccaccagcagtgtaggagggttcccctttctccacaacctcaccaacatttgttgttgtttgtcttttggatggtggcaatccttactggtgtgaggtgatatctcattgtggttttaatttgcatttctctgatgactagcaatgtggaccatcttttcatgtgtctgttaaccatctgaatttcttctttgtcagttcttcttcccattttttaattggattatttggtttttgttcgttgaggtgcatgagctctttatatattttggatgtcaaccctgtattggatctgtcatttatgaatatattcacccatactgtagggtacttttttgttctattgatggtgtcctttgctgtacagaagcttttcagcttgatatagtcccacttgttcatttttgcttttgtttcccttgcctggggagatatgttcatgaagaagtcactcatattgatgtccaagagatttttgcctgttttttttctaggaatttgacggtttcatgaattacattcaggtctttgatccattttgaatttacttttgtgtatggggttagacagtgattcagttacattctcttacatgtagctgtccagttttgccagcaccatctgttgaggagactgttatttccccattgtatatccatggctcctttattgtatattaattgaccatgtatgtttgggttaatgtctagactctctgttctgttccactagtctgtggctctgttcttgtgccagtaccaaattgtcttgattactgtggctttgtagtagagcttgaagttggggagcaagataccacccactttattcttccttctcaggatttgtTTTGCTATTTCGGGTCTTTgctggttccgtatgaatttgcTGGTTCTGTATGGAACTCTTTGTTCCagcttgttgaagaatgttattggtaatttgatagggattgcatcagatcTCTTTATTGCTCTGggaagaatggccattttgatgatattaattctttctagccaagagcatgggatgaatttccatttgctagtgtcctctttaatttctcttgagtgtcttatagttttcagggtataggtctttcacttccttggttagatttattcctaggtattttattctttttgaggcaattacgaatggaattattttcctgatttctctttctattggttcattgttagtgtataggaaagccacagatttctgtgtgttaattttgtatcctgcaactttgctttattctgatatcagttctagtagttttggagtggagtctttagggttttttatgtatagtatcatgtcatctgcaaatagtgacagtttcacttcttctttaacaatttggattggttgtatttctttgttttgtctaattgctgtggctaggaccccagtactatgttgaataacagtggggagagtgggcatccctgtcttgttcctgatctcagaggaaaagctttcagcttctcaccgtTCAGTATgtggcttatcatatatggcctttattatgttgaggctcttgtcctctatacccgttttgctgagtttttatcatgaaaggatgttgaattttgtcaaatgctttttcagtgtctatgtagatgatcatgtggtttttgttctttctttttgtttatgtgatggatgatgttgatggattttcgaatgttgtaccacccttgcatacttgggatgaatcccacttggtcatggcgtatgatgcttttgatgtatttttgaattcactttgctaatattttattgagtatttttgcatctacgttcatcagggatattggtctgtaattttctttttcggtggggtctttgtctggttttggtattaggatgatgttggcttcatagaatgagtttgggagtattccctcctcttctattttttggaaaactttaaggagagtgggtattatgtcttctctgcaagtctgataaaattccgaggtaaatctgtctggccggGATttatgttcttgggtagttttttgattaccacttcagtttctttgctcgtaattggtttgtttaacttttgtgtttctcccctggtcagtcttggaaggttttatttttctaggaagttgtccatttcttctaggttttccagcttgtttgcatataggttttcatagtagtccttaataattctttgtatttctgtggagtctgtcgtgatttttccattctcatttctgattctgttgatgtgtgttgattccctttttgcttaataagtttggctagaggcttatctatattgtttattttctcaaagaaccagctcttggtttcagtgattttttctattgttttattcttatcaattttgtgtatttattctctgatctttattatgtcactccttttgctgactttaggcctcatatgttcttctttttccagtttacataattgttatgttagactattcatttgggattgttctaccttcattaagtatgcctggattgctatatactttcctcttaagactgctttcgctgggtcccacagaaattggggctttgtgttgttgttgtcatttgtttccatatattgctggatctccgttttaatttggtcattgatccattgattatgtaggagcatgttgttaagcctccatgtgtttgtgagcctttttgctttctttgtacaatttattctagttttatacctttgttgtctgaaaagttggttggtaggatttcaatcttttgtaatttactgaggctctttttgtggcctagtatgtggtctattctggagaatgttccatgtgcccttgagaagaatgggtatccttttgcttttggatgtagagttctgtagatgtctattaggtccatctgttctagtgtgttgttcagtgcctctatgtccttacttattttctgtctggtggatctatccttagggtgagtggtgtgttgaagtctaccaaaatgaatgcattgctttctatttcctcctttagttctattagtatttgtttcacatatgctggtgctcctgtgctgggtgcatatatatttctaatggttatatcctcttgttggactgagccttctttatctcttcttactttctttgttttgaagtctattttgtctgatgctagtactgcaacacctgcttttttttccctgttgtgtgcatggagtatctttttccatctcttcacttttagtctgttcatatctttgggtttgaggtggatctcttgtaagcagcatacacaTGGGTCTTcgttttttatctattctgttactctgtgtctttcgattgatgaattcagtccatttacatttagggtgattattgaaagatatgtacttattgccattgcaggctttagattcatggttaccaaaggttcaagggtagcttctttagtatcttactgccaacttaactcacttattgagctattatcgACACtatggtgattctttatttctctcccttcttattcctcctcctccattctttatacgttGATTGTTTTATTcggtgctcttttgtgtttcctttaactgcttttgtgggtagttcattttatttttcacctttagttagtatgtggttggtctgctttctttgctgtgattttattttctctggtgacatctgtttagccttaggaatgctcccatctagagcagtccctctaaaatatcctgtagaggtggtttgtggtatgaaaattccctcaacttttgcttgtctgggaattgtctaatccttccttcatatttaaatggtaattgtgctggatacagtattcttggttaaggcccttctgtttcattgcattaaatatatcattgccattctcttctggcctgtaaggtttctgttgagaaatctgatgataaactgatggtttttcctttgtaggtgacctttttcctctctctagctgcctttaaaactctgtccttctccttgatctttgccattttaattattatgtgtcttggtgttgtcctccttgggtccctcctgttgggtgttctgtgtacttctgtggtctaatcgattatttcctcccccagtttggggaagttttctgcaattatttcttcaaatacactttctgtccctttttctctctcttcttcttctggaacccctataatgtgaatagtgttcagtttggattggtcacacagttctcttaatattgtttcattcctggagatcctttaatctctgtCTGCATCatcttctatgtgttcctgttctctgatctctattccattaacggcctcttgcacctcatccagtctgcccttaaatccttccagagattgttttatttctgtattctccttcttaacttgatcctttagctcttgcatatttctctgcctgtccatcagcatggtaatgacctttattttgaattctttttcagggagattggttaggtctatctccccagattccttctcaggggaggatgtctggattagtctggtctgtatcaaattcttctgctttttcatggcgaAAGGTAGTTGTGGGcagctggcgcatgtgttggctgggagaacaacCCTCCTTGCTAGTTTTGGCCTtgctctccttggagaacagccACCCCTAGgagcttgtgctggacagctgtgtgcagatggggtttctaattcttgcccagccactatgaaagaagctctgccctgctgccccaggctgctgctccactatggtggagCGGTGTCATAGgggaaatgggcaggaggctatttatctccatgaggggcctccgagctgtgttgcagcccagggggttagggttcctggagtttcccaggattcccagctgctgggataAGTGTTGCAGGACATTTCCTTttagctgtggggtccctgtccgttgatatctttcaaaaagcactcacttttctttgtcccagggtgcTGGCTGCGGGGATCCACTTGCAGGGTTTAttgtcctgtttccttagtatccagcaccccatgcattgcgtgtctgcactccagtgcagatggctagggctgggtgtttagcagtcctgggctccctctccctccccactctgactcctctcctcctgccaggagctggggtgaggggcactcaggtcccgccaggccgtggcttgtatcttatccctttcgtgaggcactgggttctcgcaggtgtagatgtagcctggctgttgtcctgtatcctctggtctctcttttagggatagttgtatttgttgaattttcaaatgtatatatatatgggtttgggaggagatttccactgctcttctCATAcggccatcttggctccaccccactCTTATATGTATTTTTGACTTCAAAAATAAGAGTGGGTGGAGGAGGATGTTAAGCAAGGGGATGTATTAGGATTTATGTGGCTTTACGTGGTAAAAATctaacaaattttttttcaaaaaatagtaatttaaatcatatatataaaatgtagaaaGGTCAGTGTAGTCATTGTAAAATCTGGTTTCAGAAGTTAAAGTGACAATGTCATACACATTCTCTATCTCAGCTCTACTTTCCTTCTCAGTTAGACTCTCCCATGTATTGGCAGAGATGACCAGCAGGAGCTCAGTGTTTCTATTCTACAAGTTGAGAGAAAACTGAGATCAAGAGAACCCTAGTGTCAGCACTGCTGGGGTTGACTCAAATTAGCCTGACTCAGGTCATTTGCGGTGCTACAACAATCACTATGAGTAGAAGAATGCAgagcttaaaaattatttgtttatttatttacttacttactagGCTTATTTACATGCTTACCCCTATATCCAGAAGGGTAGGTCAGTCCCACGCTGTACAACATGGACTGAGGTGGCAGGGGAACATTGCTTCCTCAAAAGAAAACTATGCATTCATTCTCTACATATTGGTCAGCTCTGCAAATTGTTTAGCAGTATTGTGCATGGAAGCTGcataacaaaaacaataaatacaattTCAAGGTGACTGAGAAAGGAGACAAGGAAGTtagaaagaaggaggagaaaggaaatatatagaggagagaggagaggggagaacagaagagagaagaaggaattGAGAAAAGACAAgcaaagacagagagacagagaaagagggatTGATCTTTAACAACATCATGACCTTCATGGGAGCAATTAggaaaaatgcttagaacaggAAGCCCAGCAGATAAGGAACTATTTAGAAGATTATTATAAGCATTTTATGCTGAAAGAATGGAATCTCATATTTggctttgtgaaaataaaagctGTCATAACATGGTTTTGGATTATTATCTTTTAATACAAAAGACAACATCTGTTCTCCCATCTAAGATGATCATATGCCTCTGGGTCTTTcatgttttcaataaatgtaggTGTCTGCTCAGAACTTTCTTCACAGCTTCTTTCACCTCAttattcctcaggctgtagatgatGGGGTTTAACATTGGGGTTACCACTCCATAAGACAGTGCAATGATCACATCAGAGGTGTTTGTGACCTTTGACTTGGGCTTCATGTACATGAAAAGGGCTGAACCATAGAATAAGATGACCACAGTCATGTGGGCCGAACAGGTAGAAAaggctttttttcttccctcagcAGAACTAATTCCAAGGATGGAAGAGATTATGAAAATATAGGAGATGAAAATTAACAGCAGAGGAATCACTAGTAAAATAATACTCACCACTGTCATGATAAGCACATTAATGGTGATATCTGAGCAGATGAGTTTAAGAAGGGCCAAGATCTCACAGGTAATGTGATCAATGACATTATTACCACAGAAAGGTAGTATTATTATCATGATACTTTGCAGTAGGGACACCATATAGCCTATGGTCCAAGACCATGCAGCCATGTGCACATACAGCACCCTGTTCATGATGATGGGGTACCTCAGTgggttgcagatggccacataccgATCATAGGCCATCACAGCCAGGAGGACACACTCAGTGAGCCCTAATCCAAGAGAGATAACCATCTGCAGAGCACAGCTAATGAACGAGATGGATTTTCTGTCAGATACAAATATAACAAGCATTGGAGGAATGGATGATGATGTGTAACAGATGTCTAAGAATGAGAGGTTTCCGagaaagaagtacatgggggtgtggaggcgaGAATCCAGTATGCTGATGATAATGAGGAGACCGTTTCCCAGGAGGATTATCAGGTACATGATGAGGCAGAGCACAAAGAGAAATTGCTGAAGCTCTGGGTATTGGGAGAGTCCCACCAGAAAGAATTCAGTCACCACAGAGTAATTCCCCATCTCTGTGTTCTTGTCACCTTCAGGGTTTAGAAAAGGACAAGAATCAGGAGAATTTGAATTTTTGATGTAGAGTTACCAAATCACTTTCACTTCCATAATTTCATTGTATTCTTAGAACAGCTCCTGAAATCAGCAAGGAGAGGGAtgttatgttaattttattaatgGTGAGACAGTCACTGAGAGATGACCACTACTGAGGCTCACATAGCAGCAAATCTGTGAATTGTTCTGCAAGGTTCCAGGCTCCTAATGAAATAAGATCTAGGAACAAACTCCCTTCAAAAATGGATAACTGGAGGAGCctagatggcagcatgagtagggagtggaaatctccttccaaaaccatatatatttttgaaaatacaacaaatacaaccattcctaagAGAGAGggcagaagatacagtacaacggTCAGTCTaaatctacatctgtgagaactcatcATCTCacaagatacaagctgcggcgcGGGGGAACCAGaaagctccccccaccccaacccactggcaggaggagaggattcacagcagggagggagtggaagtgcaggactgctaaatacccagccctagtcatccacactgggagtgcagacgcacagtgcatggtgtgctggatattacgGAAACGAAACAGTAAAACCTacgagcgggtccctgcagctggcacccctgggacaatagaaaagggagtgctttttgatggtcttaaagggacagcagcttcacagctggatggaactgtcccagcacactc
It encodes the following:
- the OR13D1 gene encoding olfactory receptor 13D1, yielding MGNYSVVTEFFLVGLSQYPELQQFLFVLCLIMYLIILLGNGLLIIISILDSRLHTPMYFFLGNLSFLDICYTSSSIPPMLVIFVSDRKSISFISCALQMVISLGLGLTECVLLAVMAYDRYVAICNPLRYPIIMNRVLYVHMAAWSWTIGYMVSLLQSIMIIILPFCGNNVIDHITCEILALLKLICSDITINVLIMTVVSIILLVIPLLLIFISYIFIISSILGISSAEGRKKAFSTCSAHMTVVILFYGSALFMYMKPKSKVTNTSDVIIALSYGVVTPMLNPIIYSLRNNEVKEAVKKVLSRHLHLLKT